From Rhizobium sp. NZLR1, a single genomic window includes:
- a CDS encoding endonuclease/exonuclease/phosphatase family protein — MRIISLNAWGGRLHEALIDYVAQADPDVLCLQEVLRAPGADDRWSIYRDAGLELPQRANLFAEISAALPGHDGFFCPTSRGELFNGDTAITAEFGLATFVRKSYSVITQGLDFVHGSFSANGWGEHPRPRNAHCIRLFSHERASTVTIAHMHGLRDPAGKGDTAARQEQAAALAALIERIWPGDEGLVVCGDFNVLPDSATFTILARLGLSDLVTGNGLADTRTSYYLKQGRFADYMLVTPGVNIVKFEVVEAPEVSDHRALLLDVG, encoded by the coding sequence TTGCGCATCATTTCGCTGAATGCATGGGGCGGCAGGCTGCATGAGGCCCTGATCGACTATGTCGCGCAGGCCGATCCGGATGTGCTCTGCCTGCAGGAGGTGCTGCGGGCGCCGGGTGCGGATGACCGATGGTCGATCTATCGGGATGCGGGACTGGAGCTGCCCCAGCGCGCCAATCTGTTTGCAGAGATCAGCGCCGCCCTGCCCGGCCACGACGGCTTCTTCTGCCCGACATCGAGAGGCGAGCTGTTTAACGGCGATACTGCCATTACCGCCGAATTCGGGCTGGCGACCTTCGTGCGCAAATCGTATTCGGTCATTACCCAAGGGCTGGACTTCGTGCATGGCAGTTTTTCCGCCAATGGCTGGGGCGAACATCCGCGGCCACGGAACGCCCATTGCATCCGTCTCTTCAGCCATGAGCGCGCCTCTACCGTGACCATCGCCCACATGCATGGCCTGCGCGATCCCGCAGGCAAGGGCGATACGGCGGCGCGCCAGGAACAGGCCGCAGCGCTGGCGGCGCTCATCGAGCGGATCTGGCCGGGCGACGAAGGGCTCGTCGTCTGCGGTGATTTCAACGTATTGCCTGACAGCGCGACCTTTACGATTCTCGCCAGATTAGGGCTTTCGGATCTCGTCACCGGAAACGGCCTTGCAGACACGCGGACCTCCTACTATCTGAAGCAGGGCCGCTTTGCCGATTACATGCTGGTTACACCGGGGGTGAACATTGTCAAGTTCGAGGTGGTCGAGGCGCCCGAGGTCTCCGACCACCGCGCATTGCTGCTCGATGTCGGGTAG
- the sthA gene encoding Si-specific NAD(P)(+) transhydrogenase, whose protein sequence is MLQYDLVVVGSGPAGRRGAIQAAKLGKKVLVIEQGKRVGGVSVHTGTIPSKTLRETALNLSGWRERGFYGRSYRVKEEISADDLRRRLLITLNHEVEVLEHQFARNRVQHIRGKASFINPSTLQVIKDDGEITQVTGASVLLAVGTKPFRPDYIPFDGKTVLDSDELLDIQELPRSMVVIGAGVIGIEYATIFSALDTAVTVIDPKATMLDFIDKEIVEDFTYQLRDRNMKLLLGQKADKVETLEGGKVELTLDSGRRLTTDMVLFAAGRLGATDALNLPAIGLEADSRGRLKVNPETFQTSVANVYAAGDVVGFPSLASTSMEQGRIAARVAIGAVAKEPPKYFPYGIYAVPEISTCGLTEEEMKERGIPYECGIARFRETSRGHIMGLDTGLLKLIFSLKTRRLLGVHIVGEGATELVHIGQAVLNLKGTVEYFVENTFNYPTLAEAYKIAGLDAWNRMGDIKSEL, encoded by the coding sequence ATGCTTCAGTACGATCTCGTTGTGGTGGGTAGCGGTCCTGCAGGGCGCCGCGGCGCGATCCAGGCTGCAAAACTCGGCAAGAAAGTGCTTGTCATTGAGCAGGGCAAACGCGTCGGCGGCGTGTCCGTGCATACCGGCACCATCCCCTCCAAAACGCTGCGCGAGACCGCGCTCAATCTTTCCGGCTGGCGCGAACGCGGCTTCTACGGCCGGTCTTACCGCGTCAAGGAAGAGATCAGTGCAGATGATCTGCGCCGACGCCTGCTGATTACGCTCAACCACGAGGTCGAGGTGCTGGAACACCAGTTCGCCCGCAACCGCGTGCAGCATATTCGCGGCAAGGCGAGCTTCATCAATCCATCGACGCTGCAGGTGATCAAGGATGACGGTGAGATTACCCAGGTCACCGGCGCCAGCGTGCTGCTTGCAGTCGGCACGAAGCCGTTCCGCCCCGATTACATACCCTTCGACGGCAAGACCGTTCTCGACAGCGACGAACTGCTCGATATCCAGGAGCTGCCGCGCTCAATGGTCGTCATCGGCGCCGGCGTCATCGGCATCGAATATGCGACGATCTTCAGTGCGCTCGACACGGCCGTCACCGTGATAGACCCGAAGGCGACGATGCTCGACTTCATCGACAAGGAAATCGTCGAGGATTTCACCTACCAGCTGCGCGACCGCAACATGAAGCTGCTGCTCGGCCAGAAGGCCGACAAGGTGGAGACGCTGGAAGGCGGCAAGGTCGAGCTGACGCTCGACAGCGGACGGCGCCTGACGACCGACATGGTGCTGTTCGCCGCTGGCCGCTTGGGGGCGACCGATGCGCTGAACCTACCAGCCATCGGCCTCGAAGCCGACAGCCGCGGCCGTCTCAAGGTCAATCCGGAAACCTTCCAGACATCGGTTGCCAACGTCTACGCCGCCGGCGACGTCGTCGGCTTTCCGAGCCTTGCCTCGACCTCGATGGAACAGGGCCGCATCGCTGCCCGCGTCGCAATCGGCGCGGTCGCCAAGGAACCGCCGAAATATTTCCCCTACGGTATCTATGCCGTGCCGGAGATTTCCACCTGCGGCCTGACCGAAGAAGAGATGAAGGAGCGCGGCATTCCCTATGAATGCGGCATCGCCCGCTTCCGCGAGACCTCGCGCGGTCATATCATGGGCCTCGACACCGGGCTTTTGAAGCTGATCTTCTCGCTGAAGACGCGGCGCCTGCTCGGCGTGCATATCGTCGGCGAAGGCGCCACCGAGCTGGTGCATATCGGCCAGGCGGTGCTCAATCTCAAAGGCACGGTCGAATATTTCGTCGAAAACACCTTCAACTATCCGACACTCGCCGAAGCCTACAAGATCGCCGGCCTCGACGCCTGGAACCGGATGGGCGACATCAAGTCGGAACTCTGA
- the radC gene encoding DNA repair protein RadC: protein MAKRPVATSSDDELPFETQEPIAADERSFFGGRSQQPSVPNAKAALPASLAGQEHYHGHRERLRDRFRELGDTALADYEILELLLFRLIPRRDTKPIAKALIERFGSLSGVFGAPAALLTEIKGVGEAVALDLKLISTIAHRTLKSELRSKQILSSWSSVIEYCHAAMAHETREQFRILFLDKRNVLIADEVQGRGTVDHTPVYPREVVKRALELSATAMILVHNHPSGDPTPSRADIDMTKVIIEAAKALDITVHDHIIIGKDGHVSLKGLKLI, encoded by the coding sequence ATGGCAAAGCGGCCTGTTGCGACATCTTCCGACGACGAGCTGCCTTTCGAGACGCAGGAGCCCATTGCCGCCGACGAACGCTCGTTCTTCGGCGGACGCTCGCAACAACCGTCCGTGCCGAATGCCAAGGCCGCCCTGCCCGCCTCGCTCGCCGGCCAAGAACATTATCACGGCCATCGCGAGCGGTTGCGTGACCGCTTCCGCGAGCTGGGCGACACCGCGCTTGCCGACTACGAAATCCTCGAACTGCTGCTTTTCCGCCTGATCCCGCGGCGCGACACCAAGCCGATCGCCAAGGCGCTGATCGAACGGTTCGGCTCGCTCTCCGGCGTCTTCGGCGCGCCGGCGGCTTTGCTGACGGAGATAAAGGGCGTCGGCGAAGCAGTGGCGCTCGACCTGAAGCTGATCTCGACGATTGCCCACCGAACCCTGAAGAGCGAGCTCAGGAGCAAGCAGATTCTCTCCTCGTGGTCCTCAGTTATAGAGTACTGCCACGCCGCCATGGCGCACGAGACCCGCGAACAGTTCCGCATCCTCTTCCTCGACAAGCGCAACGTGCTGATTGCCGATGAGGTCCAGGGCCGCGGCACGGTCGACCACACGCCGGTCTATCCGCGCGAGGTGGTGAAACGCGCGCTCGAGCTTTCGGCAACGGCGATGATCCTCGTCCACAACCACCCCTCCGGCGACCCGACGCCGTCACGCGCCGACATCGACATGACGAAGGTGATCATCGAGGCGGCCAAGGCGCTCGATATCACCGTCCACGACCACATCATCATCGGCAAGGACGGCCATGTCAGCCTGAAGGGGCTGAAGCTGATCTGA
- the map gene encoding type I methionyl aminopeptidase: protein MVNYIEASSAPSKNTGAIRLYDAQAFEGMRKACQLTARCLDALADIVKPGLVTDDIDRFVFDFGMDHGAQPATLNYRGYTKSTCTSINHVVCHGIPNDKPLREGDIVNIDVTFVLDGWHGDSSRMYPVGTIKRASERLLEVTYEALMRGIGAVRPGARTGAIGEAIQTYAEAERCSVVRDFCGHGVGRLFHDSPNILHYGRANEGPELREGMIFTIEPMINLGRPHVKVLADGWTAVTRDRSLSAQYEHTVGVTSGGCEIFTLSPGGLDRPGLPSFAG, encoded by the coding sequence ATGGTGAACTATATCGAAGCCTCTTCCGCGCCCTCGAAGAATACGGGCGCTATTCGGCTTTACGACGCGCAAGCATTCGAGGGTATGCGTAAGGCGTGCCAGCTGACGGCGCGCTGCCTCGATGCGCTGGCCGACATCGTCAAGCCGGGGCTGGTGACCGATGACATCGACCGCTTCGTCTTCGATTTCGGGATGGATCACGGCGCCCAGCCGGCGACACTGAACTATCGCGGCTACACCAAATCGACCTGCACCTCGATCAACCATGTCGTCTGCCACGGCATTCCGAACGACAAGCCGCTGCGCGAAGGCGATATCGTCAATATCGACGTCACCTTCGTGCTCGACGGCTGGCACGGCGATTCGAGCCGGATGTACCCCGTCGGCACGATCAAGCGCGCATCCGAGCGATTGCTCGAGGTTACTTATGAAGCGCTGATGCGCGGTATTGGTGCCGTCAGACCCGGGGCCCGCACCGGCGCAATCGGCGAGGCGATCCAGACCTATGCCGAGGCCGAGCGCTGTTCGGTGGTGCGCGATTTCTGCGGCCACGGCGTCGGCCGGCTGTTCCACGATTCGCCGAATATCCTGCATTACGGCCGCGCCAACGAGGGGCCCGAGCTGCGCGAAGGCATGATCTTCACCATCGAGCCGATGATCAATCTCGGCCGGCCGCATGTGAAGGTTCTTGCCGACGGCTGGACGGCGGTAACCCGCGACCGGTCGCTTTCGGCGCAGTACGAACATACCGTCGGCGTTACCTCGGGCGGCTGCGAGATCTTCACCCTGTCGCCGGGTGGGCTCGATCGCCCCGGCCTGCCGTCGTTTGCCGGGTGA
- a CDS encoding TetR/AcrR family transcriptional regulator yields MMPPRYSPIGDSGEGSVVLDEAAKFEISSEPGGEPERRVRDRGATERAILAGAKGLLAEEGFQNFGINAVARRAGCDKQLIYRYYGGLDGLVEAIGADLGTWVKDRIPEDAGGMFLLTYGDLMERLSLLLLDALRNDPLMRRILAWEISENTEQVRRLSEARSKALALWLERMRGSLTPPKGVDATAVNAVVIAAIQHLVLAASAGGQCAGLSLKTSKDWEKAAMALKRVVRGVYG; encoded by the coding sequence ATGATGCCGCCCCGCTACTCACCGATTGGTGACAGCGGGGAAGGGTCGGTCGTGCTTGATGAAGCGGCAAAATTTGAAATTTCGTCCGAGCCCGGCGGCGAGCCGGAACGACGCGTGCGTGATCGCGGCGCCACCGAGCGGGCAATCCTTGCCGGCGCCAAAGGCCTGCTGGCCGAGGAAGGCTTCCAGAATTTCGGCATCAATGCGGTCGCGCGCCGCGCCGGTTGCGACAAGCAGTTGATCTATCGCTATTACGGTGGTCTCGACGGACTGGTCGAGGCGATCGGCGCCGATCTTGGCACATGGGTGAAGGATCGCATTCCGGAAGACGCCGGCGGCATGTTCCTGCTCACCTATGGCGACCTGATGGAGCGGCTGTCGCTTCTCCTTCTCGACGCCTTGAGAAACGATCCGCTGATGCGCCGCATCCTCGCCTGGGAAATATCGGAAAACACCGAGCAGGTGAGGCGGCTGTCGGAAGCGCGTTCGAAGGCGCTGGCTCTCTGGCTGGAGCGCATGCGCGGCTCGCTGACGCCGCCGAAGGGCGTCGATGCAACAGCCGTCAACGCCGTCGTCATCGCTGCGATCCAGCACCTCGTGCTTGCCGCCTCGGCCGGCGGGCAGTGCGCCGGTCTGTCGCTGAAGACATCAAAGGATTGGGAGAAGGCGGCGATGGCGCTGAAGCGCGTCGTGCGCGGCGTCTACGGCTAA
- a CDS encoding DUF6105 family protein, protein MRWFLVFWAGPIVFLGGWYWLSYYDMSFGIFMLTRQVHDLTFQLYGEVLGIPPESIPPLVARAIAVDSLVVFAIMGFRKRQSIIAWWKARQLNSSSDLASKESLSSAP, encoded by the coding sequence ATGAGGTGGTTTCTGGTCTTCTGGGCCGGCCCTATCGTCTTTCTGGGCGGATGGTACTGGCTCTCTTATTACGACATGAGCTTCGGCATTTTCATGTTGACGCGGCAGGTGCATGACCTGACGTTCCAGCTGTATGGCGAGGTATTGGGAATTCCGCCGGAGAGCATCCCGCCGCTCGTTGCCCGCGCGATCGCAGTCGACAGCCTTGTCGTCTTCGCCATCATGGGCTTCCGGAAACGCCAATCGATCATTGCCTGGTGGAAGGCGCGTCAGCTGAATTCGTCTTCCGACCTTGCCAGCAAGGAAAGCCTGTCGAGCGCGCCCTGA